The Oceanispirochaeta sp. genomic interval TAGATCGCCTACGGGCAGGAAGGCTCTCATAGATGAGGTGTCCCTCAGAAGCTGCAAGCTGGGTTTTAAAGATGACATAACCATAAAGACCATGGGGAATATAAAGATCAGGGCGATGGCTGATAGAAGGAGATACCGCCCTGTCCGTTGTCTGTAAACTGCCGTTTTGTTGACATTGTTTATGAGCATCACTCTTTCTCCCTCGTTAAATAGCGCTGCATAATGGAGACAGATAGGACGATCATAAAAAATACAACCGAAATGGCAGATCCTCCGGCAATGTCCTGTTTTCCATATCCTCTCTGAACGGCCTGAAAGATAACAGATTGAGTGGAATCCAATGGGCCCCCGCTGGTCATCACGTCAATCTGGATATAGAGACCGAAGGCCTGCATGGTAATAATGAGAAGTACAAAAGTCATAGTGTTTCTTAACCCAGGCCAGGTGATGAATCTGAATTCCTGGCTTTTATTCGCACCATCCATGGAGGCGGCTTCATAGAGGCTGCCCGGGATGTTCTGCAATCCTGCCAGCCAGATAACCATATGAAATCCCACTCCCTGCCAGCAGGACATGAAAAGAATAGAACCCAGGGCTGTCTTTGGATTCCCTATCCAGTTTACGGCTTCGAAATTGCCCAGGGTCAGAGTGTTGAGCAGTGTGTTGAGCAGGCCGTTTTCTCCGTCATAGATAAAGCGCCAGAGCAGGGAGACGACCACCATTGAAACCACCACAGGCATAAAATAAATGGCTCTGAAAATATTAATTCCCCTGAGTTTTTTGTTCAGCAGCAGGGCCAGCAAAAGAGCCAGGCCGCCTTGTAAAGGAGCAATGATAATGACAAATATAAACGTGTTGACAAGGGCCCGTAAAAAGACAAGGTCTCTGGCCATGAGCACCACTTTGACATCGTCTTTATACCAGGATTTGAATTCTCTCAATCCCTTGAGCTCGGGAGAGTCGGGATTCCTGGTGATATCTCTGAGTTCAGGATAGATCAAATTCCCTCCTGGATCCCGCTGGTATTGATTAGTTGATTCTTCCTTAAGAGGAGTCAGTTTGATTATCTTCATTGTTAATAATCTGGAGAAATTCCTCATTCCGACGAATTCGGTAGGATTGGGTGATATCAACCTCTGGTTGGTAAATGAGAGTCCGAATGCCATAAAGAATGGGACAATTAAAAATATAAAGATCAGCAGTATCGCAGGCAGCGCCATCAACCACCCCGTCAGGGCTTCCTGAAAATAGCGGAGTTCTTTTTTGGATTGTAATACTTTTATCTGAGGGAGCATGCCGTTTAGTCTCCTGATATAAGTCAGCAGGGACGGATCGGACTCTCCGAGGAAATCCCGATCCGGCTGACTGTTTTAATGTTAATACAGTTTCTTTCTTAGAATCCGTATCCGCTGTTGTTTTCAATATCGATTTCAATTTCATCAACCGCGGCATCCAATGTGCTTTCTACATCGGCGCCATTGGCAATGTCTGTCAGAGCTTTTTCATAAACCTTTGACATGACTACGTAACCAGGGGTTACGGGTCTGATCATGCCCTGTACATTGCTCAATTCATAAAAACCTTCCAGTGGTCCACCGGCTTTGTAGTTCTCGGTCATGGCTGCAGAAGAGGATGTGGCAGGAACAAGACCCAGTGCATTTGTGAATGCAGCCAGATATTTATCCTGGAGTGCAAACTCAATAAAGGCACTGGCACCCTTTTTATTTTGGCTTGTAGCAGATACACCGAGTTGCCAGGAGGCTGATCCAATCTTGGGACCATTGCCGAAATCAGGAGCGGGAAGGTAGAGCATGTCATCACCATAGGCATCTAAAGCACCCAGAGCGGCCCAGTTTCCATTCCACTGG includes:
- a CDS encoding carbohydrate ABC transporter permease; translation: MIYPELRDITRNPDSPELKGLREFKSWYKDDVKVVLMARDLVFLRALVNTFIFVIIIAPLQGGLALLLALLLNKKLRGINIFRAIYFMPVVVSMVVVSLLWRFIYDGENGLLNTLLNTLTLGNFEAVNWIGNPKTALGSILFMSCWQGVGFHMVIWLAGLQNIPGSLYEAASMDGANKSQEFRFITWPGLRNTMTFVLLIITMQAFGLYIQIDVMTSGGPLDSTQSVIFQAVQRGYGKQDIAGGSAISVVFFMIVLSVSIMQRYLTREKE